The following are encoded together in the Bradyrhizobium sp. CCGUVB1N3 genome:
- a CDS encoding DUF2274 domain-containing protein translates to MTKLKLGPLEDDKPVKLTIELPAAVFRNLKNYAEAIARESGQPAPDPAKLIVPMIQRFMATDKGFSKVKRAATNR, encoded by the coding sequence GTGACGAAGCTCAAGCTCGGGCCACTCGAAGACGACAAGCCAGTCAAACTCACCATTGAGCTTCCGGCAGCGGTCTTCAGGAATCTTAAAAATTACGCCGAGGCGATCGCGCGCGAGAGCGGACAGCCGGCGCCCGATCCCGCCAAGCTCATCGTTCCGATGATCCAAAGATTCATGGCGACAGACAAAGGGTTCTCAAAGGTGAAACGCGCGGCAACAAATCGATGA
- a CDS encoding alpha/beta fold hydrolase, which translates to MPYIDATGVKLYFEEAGDGHPIIFLHELGSDSRQWETQVRYFSRSYRCITFNARGYAPSDAPRDPALYGWELAVNDIAAVMRGLVIEQAHLVGSSMGGYAALQFGLRFPQRASAIVAAGVGAGSAPSERDAWSRETSILARAFIERGMDAMARKMAHGQTRIQLKYKDTRGWQEFWERLRHHSPLGLSNTMARCQALRPSLHDLADQFGAMRIPALLAVGDEDVPCLETNLMLKTVLPNAGLWICPNTGHTINLEEQAAFNAQLDSFLAAVERGSWRRGRPEIEAKSNLKLEMTSDTRTKAVAR; encoded by the coding sequence ATGCCATATATCGATGCCACGGGTGTGAAGCTTTATTTTGAGGAAGCCGGCGATGGTCATCCGATCATTTTCCTGCACGAGCTCGGCTCAGATAGCCGCCAATGGGAAACCCAGGTTCGGTATTTTTCCCGTAGCTATCGCTGCATCACCTTCAACGCCCGTGGATATGCCCCCAGCGACGCTCCTCGCGATCCGGCCCTCTATGGCTGGGAGCTCGCTGTGAACGACATTGCCGCCGTCATGCGTGGCCTTGTCATCGAACAGGCACACCTGGTCGGATCGAGCATGGGCGGATATGCCGCCTTGCAGTTTGGATTGCGCTTTCCGCAGAGAGCCAGCGCGATTGTCGCGGCCGGTGTGGGAGCCGGATCGGCTCCTTCGGAGCGCGACGCCTGGTCGAGAGAAACCTCCATTCTCGCGCGGGCTTTCATCGAGCGCGGCATGGATGCGATGGCCCGGAAAATGGCACATGGTCAGACTCGTATCCAACTCAAATACAAGGATACACGGGGTTGGCAAGAGTTTTGGGAACGCCTGCGTCACCACTCACCGCTGGGTCTATCGAATACGATGGCGCGCTGTCAGGCGTTACGGCCGTCATTGCATGATCTGGCCGATCAGTTCGGAGCGATGCGAATACCGGCATTGCTGGCCGTTGGCGACGAGGACGTACCCTGCCTCGAGACCAACCTGATGCTGAAAACAGTGCTTCCCAACGCCGGTCTTTGGATCTGCCCCAATACCGGCCACACCATCAATCTGGAAGAACAGGCAGCATTCAATGCTCAGCTCGACAGCTTTCTAGCCGCCGTCGAGCGTGGGAGCTGGCGCCGCGGGCGTCCGGAGATTGAGGCCAAATCCAATCTGAAACTTGAGATGACGTCCGATACACGCACGAAGGCCGTGGCCCGTTGA
- a CDS encoding ribbon-helix-helix protein, CopG family has protein sequence MKSRTGVHLSEPMTTRLTAAATRAGVTKSELIEAALDRFLESDSAAEHFAIVAGRLTELNDQIGRLGADLKMVNEVVALHARFHLAVTPSLSAAEQHMATVVGSERFEEFAAQAGRRVERGTSLMRETMNRRIRRNESRSGGDFAASEALGTTSKSSESILTASATVDGASEPNAAVREDGSIRNFPKQAHGPLQQGVQRR, from the coding sequence ATGAAATCCCGGACTGGCGTTCACCTCAGCGAACCCATGACAACGCGGTTGACCGCCGCGGCTACTCGCGCGGGAGTGACAAAATCAGAACTTATCGAAGCCGCGCTCGATCGCTTTCTCGAATCCGATAGCGCTGCTGAACATTTCGCGATCGTGGCAGGTCGCCTCACTGAGTTAAACGATCAGATCGGGCGTCTCGGTGCCGATCTCAAGATGGTGAACGAGGTCGTCGCCCTTCACGCGCGCTTTCACTTGGCCGTTACGCCCTCGTTATCGGCGGCAGAGCAGCATATGGCGACTGTCGTGGGCTCCGAACGCTTCGAGGAGTTCGCCGCGCAAGCAGGACGTCGTGTCGAGCGGGGGACGTCTCTCATGCGGGAGACTATGAACCGCCGTATCAGGAGAAATGAGAGCCGCTCCGGGGGTGACTTCGCGGCCAGCGAGGCGCTCGGCACTACTTCCAAGTCTTCTGAATCAATTCTTACCGCATCCGCCACGGTTGATGGTGCATCAGAGCCGAACGCTGCCGTGCGGGAGGACGGCAGCATTCGGAACTTTCCAAAACAGGCTCACGGCCCGCTTCAGCAAGGGGTCCAGCGGCGATGA
- a CDS encoding nitrate/nitrite transporter has product MSTASSAPRRELADVNGPALIIRVFLPFAVGYYLSYLFRTINALIAAPLTLELGLGAGDLGLLTSVYFLTFAAAQIPVGILLDRYGPRLVQSVLLVAAAVGAALFSTSDNLLMLLLGRALVGLGVAASLTAGLKALVLWFPKDRLPFLNGLMVMLGALGAVTATSPAQLLLAWVGWRTLFALFALVTAGCSAIIYLLVPESASATPVMRGTAMASLKTIYTDPHFWRLAPLSATCVGTAWALQGLWAAQWFTDVEGLDRAALVQHLFVMAAALSLGALLLGILADRLRRYGIGTEALLAVVGLVFIAVQLGIILRWPLSSYVLWAAVAAVGAATVLSYAILASYFPKELAGRANAALNVFHIGGAFVLQYATGIVLEHWTPLAGHYPQIAYQVAFILNLVPQIIAWAWFAFPWVLRPSTSVRFSD; this is encoded by the coding sequence ATGTCAACGGCGTCTTCTGCGCCGCGACGCGAGTTAGCAGACGTAAATGGCCCCGCTCTTATCATACGGGTGTTTCTGCCTTTTGCTGTCGGTTATTATCTCTCGTACCTCTTCAGGACAATTAACGCCTTGATCGCCGCTCCCCTGACATTGGAGTTGGGGCTCGGCGCCGGTGATCTTGGCTTGCTCACTTCGGTCTATTTTCTCACGTTCGCGGCAGCGCAGATACCGGTCGGCATCCTTCTGGACCGCTATGGTCCGCGGCTAGTCCAGAGCGTGCTGCTGGTTGCTGCTGCGGTCGGTGCCGCATTGTTTTCTACATCGGACAATTTGCTCATGCTGCTTCTAGGCCGGGCCCTAGTCGGTCTCGGTGTCGCCGCGAGCCTAACCGCCGGACTGAAAGCCCTCGTTCTCTGGTTTCCGAAGGACCGTCTTCCGTTTCTCAACGGCCTGATGGTCATGCTCGGTGCATTGGGAGCGGTCACCGCGACCTCGCCAGCGCAGTTGTTGCTGGCTTGGGTTGGGTGGAGGACGCTCTTCGCATTGTTCGCTCTCGTCACGGCCGGTTGTTCGGCGATCATCTATCTCTTGGTGCCCGAGAGTGCATCGGCAACGCCGGTCATGCGTGGAACAGCTATGGCCAGCTTGAAGACGATTTATACCGATCCGCATTTCTGGCGTCTGGCGCCGCTATCAGCGACTTGCGTCGGCACCGCCTGGGCGCTGCAGGGACTTTGGGCCGCGCAGTGGTTCACTGACGTCGAGGGACTTGATCGCGCTGCGTTGGTGCAACATTTGTTTGTCATGGCCGCAGCCCTCAGCCTGGGTGCGCTCCTGCTAGGCATTCTGGCTGATCGGCTGCGTCGCTATGGCATCGGAACAGAGGCGCTCCTCGCTGTCGTCGGCCTTGTGTTCATTGCCGTGCAACTCGGGATTATCCTCCGGTGGCCGTTGTCATCGTACGTCCTGTGGGCCGCTGTGGCCGCCGTTGGCGCCGCTACGGTGCTTAGCTATGCGATCCTGGCTAGTTATTTCCCGAAAGAACTTGCCGGACGGGCCAATGCTGCGCTGAACGTATTCCATATCGGTGGGGCGTTTGTCCTGCAATATGCCACTGGCATTGTCCTTGAACATTGGACGCCTCTGGCGGGGCATTATCCGCAGATCGCGTACCAGGTAGCCTTTATCCTCAATCTTGTCCCTCAGATCATCGCATGGGCCTGGTTCGCTTTCCCGTGGGTGCTTCGGCCGTCGACCAGCGTCAGGTTCAGCGATTAG
- a CDS encoding LysR family transcriptional regulator, which translates to MPVEFRELRWAIIASQHRSLRQAAETLRIKQPTLSRCLRDLECKLGVTLFKRTNGGTRPTIEGQEFLDAAQRIVDQTEAMTVRVKNRSRGESGRLTIGVHASFSAGNLRATFLDHRQRFPEVDLHLVDGSRDHLISDLANSAIDIAFVADPTPSWSDRTLLLWSERVVVALPKNHPLTARNVVHWGELREEALLLSQRGPAPELLKLFVSKLGGSEPCWLHHHDVALDRLLTLVGAGWGVLLALEGATGAAYPGVTFREVHDADGPTRLSFRAYWRQTNCNPSLRPFLDLLRERYPDLSAGPGTD; encoded by the coding sequence GTGCCTGTGGAATTTCGGGAGTTGCGCTGGGCGATCATAGCGTCCCAGCACCGAAGCTTGCGCCAAGCGGCGGAGACGCTCAGAATCAAGCAACCGACCCTTAGTCGTTGCCTGCGAGATCTCGAATGCAAGTTGGGCGTCACTCTCTTCAAGCGCACCAACGGCGGCACGCGGCCGACCATCGAGGGACAGGAATTCCTCGATGCCGCCCAGCGCATCGTGGATCAGACCGAAGCAATGACGGTTCGTGTCAAGAACCGCTCGCGCGGTGAGAGCGGTCGATTGACCATCGGTGTCCACGCCTCATTCTCAGCCGGCAATCTCCGGGCCACGTTCCTCGACCATCGGCAGCGCTTCCCAGAAGTTGATCTGCATCTGGTGGACGGATCGAGAGACCATCTGATCTCGGACCTCGCCAATTCCGCGATTGACATCGCCTTCGTGGCCGACCCCACTCCAAGCTGGAGCGACAGGACCTTGTTGCTCTGGAGCGAACGAGTCGTCGTCGCTCTCCCCAAGAACCATCCGCTGACAGCGCGTAATGTTGTTCATTGGGGCGAACTGAGGGAGGAAGCGCTTCTGTTGTCACAGCGCGGTCCGGCGCCGGAATTACTCAAACTTTTCGTCAGCAAATTGGGAGGTTCCGAACCGTGTTGGCTGCATCACCATGATGTGGCGCTCGACCGGCTCCTCACCTTGGTCGGAGCGGGCTGGGGTGTCCTGCTGGCACTGGAGGGTGCGACCGGCGCGGCCTATCCGGGGGTCACCTTCCGCGAGGTGCATGACGCTGACGGTCCTACCAGGCTGAGCTTCCGCGCTTACTGGCGGCAGACCAACTGCAATCCATCCCTGCGTCCGTTCCTCGACCTGCTTCGCGAACGCTATCCAGACCTCTCGGCCGGCCCAGGAACGGACTGA
- a CDS encoding DUF3102 domain-containing protein: MSTDLRSGRSNGSTNDISIRARFDYSDVQPTVARFLRGQADRIRQQCVTSIIQIGKALREAKRHLSHGAFLQWVEWEVCIPVRAAQAYMRVAAWAADKGAAVVHLTPTTLYLLSASSTPDDFVVRVLKRAEAGEDIASINFY; encoded by the coding sequence ATGAGCACTGACTTGAGGAGTGGTCGATCAAACGGAAGCACTAACGATATTTCTATCAGAGCCAGATTCGATTACAGCGACGTGCAACCTACTGTCGCGCGGTTCCTGCGTGGCCAAGCCGATCGCATTCGACAACAATGTGTGACATCCATCATACAAATTGGGAAAGCGCTACGCGAAGCGAAACGTCACCTTTCGCATGGGGCATTTCTACAATGGGTAGAATGGGAAGTCTGTATTCCGGTGCGAGCCGCGCAAGCCTACATGCGAGTAGCAGCGTGGGCGGCAGACAAAGGCGCAGCGGTTGTGCATTTGACTCCTACGACGCTCTACCTCTTGTCAGCCTCTAGCACGCCCGACGATTTTGTAGTTCGTGTTTTGAAGCGCGCAGAAGCTGGTGAAGATATTGCGAGCATCAATTTTTACTGA
- the ftrA gene encoding transcriptional regulator FtrA has protein sequence MPDIVKIMPAVRAARQKSPPRREQLVAVLAYDGVNAFELGMAVEVFGLTDMGADWYRLVVCTEHPGRQLVANNGIRIVADVSLKILARATTIIVPGRENIEDAPSATLLDTLRRAHRRGARIASICAGVFILAAAGLLDGRRATGHWAQAVLLSSKYPTINVDPNVLYVDDGDIMSSAGRAAGLDLCLHIVRRDYGAQIANQVAQRLVVPPHREGGQAQYIPQPVRKAEGDALGSVFAWAQRHLDQDLAINRLAARARMSRRTFIRRFEEATGMSPGEWVVQARVSRARELLEATQIPIEGIATATGFGSVEALRHHFRFRLDTSPARYRAAFLRSAGSQAA, from the coding sequence ATGCCGGATATCGTTAAGATTATGCCAGCCGTACGCGCAGCTCGTCAGAAATCACCGCCACGACGGGAGCAACTTGTCGCCGTGCTCGCCTATGATGGCGTCAACGCTTTTGAGCTTGGGATGGCCGTCGAAGTGTTCGGCCTGACCGATATGGGGGCTGACTGGTATCGCCTCGTCGTTTGCACCGAGCATCCAGGACGGCAGCTTGTTGCGAACAACGGCATCAGAATTGTCGCCGACGTGAGCCTAAAGATACTGGCGCGAGCCACCACAATTATCGTGCCGGGCCGGGAAAATATCGAAGACGCTCCATCAGCAACCCTGCTCGACACGCTCCGCCGTGCGCATCGTCGGGGTGCGAGGATCGCGTCTATCTGCGCCGGCGTGTTCATCCTCGCTGCCGCCGGGTTGCTCGATGGCCGCCGTGCCACAGGGCATTGGGCACAAGCCGTGCTGCTCTCAAGCAAATATCCAACGATAAATGTCGATCCAAACGTACTCTACGTCGACGATGGCGACATCATGAGTTCAGCCGGGCGGGCCGCAGGTCTCGATCTGTGCCTCCACATCGTCAGACGAGACTATGGCGCGCAGATCGCCAACCAGGTCGCACAGCGGCTTGTTGTGCCACCTCATCGCGAAGGCGGGCAAGCGCAGTATATTCCACAACCCGTTCGCAAAGCTGAGGGCGATGCGCTGGGATCTGTGTTTGCGTGGGCGCAACGCCACCTCGATCAAGACCTGGCGATCAACCGTCTCGCTGCCCGGGCAAGGATGAGCCGCCGCACTTTCATAAGGCGATTCGAGGAGGCAACCGGCATGTCGCCGGGTGAATGGGTCGTGCAGGCGCGCGTGTCGCGGGCTCGGGAACTTCTGGAAGCGACGCAGATTCCAATCGAAGGGATCGCGACTGCCACCGGGTTCGGCTCGGTCGAAGCGCTGAGGCATCATTTCAGATTTCGTCTGGACACGAGCCCAGCTCGCTATCGCGCCGCCTTTCTGAGATCCGCCGGATCGCAGGCGGCATAG
- a CDS encoding carbon-nitrogen hydrolase family protein — MWRRLESELAKVPVDLLVLPELAGVDSFWESPVFNDVVWRQAVATHARISDELKHVMAKRIVGTRAVEVDTRRWNETFLWKPECGLVRGRPKAWLPQQEGGWEATWFDRGPGNVLPVRDGELCFAELVCTELMVSTAARRLGQAGVQLIAAPRATSGHARWEVATRMVAIAAGAFVVTANRRGGNLAGGSWIIAPDGDILARTSDDNLIISVEVDLALADAAKQTYPRNVRD, encoded by the coding sequence ATGTGGCGCAGGCTCGAAAGCGAGCTCGCCAAAGTGCCCGTCGATCTTCTGGTTCTTCCCGAGTTGGCAGGCGTTGACAGCTTTTGGGAAAGTCCGGTCTTCAACGACGTGGTGTGGCGTCAAGCCGTCGCCACGCATGCCAGGATTTCGGACGAGCTGAAGCACGTGATGGCAAAGCGTATCGTCGGGACGCGGGCGGTCGAGGTAGACACACGGCGATGGAATGAGACCTTTCTCTGGAAACCGGAGTGCGGTCTGGTGCGAGGCAGACCCAAGGCGTGGCTTCCCCAGCAGGAAGGCGGTTGGGAAGCAACCTGGTTCGACCGCGGCCCAGGGAATGTGCTTCCCGTGCGTGACGGGGAGCTCTGTTTCGCTGAATTGGTCTGCACAGAGCTGATGGTGAGCACTGCGGCACGTCGACTCGGGCAGGCGGGTGTCCAGTTGATTGCTGCGCCACGAGCAACCAGCGGACATGCGCGCTGGGAGGTGGCGACGCGAATGGTGGCGATTGCAGCCGGCGCGTTCGTGGTGACGGCAAACCGTCGTGGCGGCAACCTTGCCGGCGGTAGCTGGATCATAGCGCCTGATGGAGACATCCTCGCGCGCACCAGCGACGACAATCTGATCATCAGCGTTGAGGTCGACCTTGCCTTGGCCGATGCGGCCAAACAGACATACCCCCGCAACGTCAGGGATTGA
- a CDS encoding MSMEG_1061 family FMN-dependent PPOX-type flavoprotein, with translation MLEELTYLTSADELRPPYLVPSALMRAKQLDRLDRHCCNFIAHAPLVIIGSSHPQRGQDVSPRGDAPGFVHIFDPDHLAIPDRPGNNRLDTMENLLTNPAIGLLFVIPGIEELLRVNGTARLTRSQKLLEFMSVAGKAPKLAIVVTVTEAFLHCTKALKRSRLWQDDYRLDRAKLPSLGQMISDQTVPADLTVKDIEARIEIDAHKNLY, from the coding sequence ATGCTGGAGGAGCTGACCTATCTCACGTCCGCCGATGAGTTGCGGCCACCGTATCTTGTGCCGTCGGCCCTGATGCGCGCCAAGCAGCTCGACCGGCTGGATCGGCATTGCTGTAACTTCATCGCGCATGCACCGCTTGTCATCATCGGCTCGTCGCATCCGCAGCGTGGCCAAGACGTCAGCCCCAGGGGCGATGCCCCGGGCTTCGTGCACATTTTCGATCCCGATCATCTGGCGATTCCGGATCGGCCTGGCAACAACCGCCTCGACACGATGGAGAATCTGCTCACCAATCCGGCGATCGGGCTTCTGTTTGTTATTCCCGGCATCGAGGAATTGCTCCGGGTCAATGGCACGGCGCGTCTCACGCGCTCGCAGAAGCTTCTCGAATTCATGTCGGTTGCCGGCAAGGCGCCGAAGCTTGCGATCGTCGTCACCGTCACCGAAGCATTCCTTCACTGCACTAAGGCGCTCAAGCGCAGCCGTCTCTGGCAGGATGATTATCGGCTGGATCGGGCCAAGCTGCCGTCCCTCGGACAGATGATTTCCGATCAGACCGTGCCTGCTGATCTCACTGTCAAAGACATTGAGGCGCGGATTGAGATCGACGCCCATAAAAATCTCTACTAG